In a single window of the Micrococcaceae bacterium Sec5.7 genome:
- a CDS encoding amidohydrolase family protein, which produces MSKPDLVIANGTVVNSFGRQHAHIVVRDGRIEQLIDATEPAPEAERTVDAAGLLVIPGGVDGHCHVAQVTGRFRTLDDYRTTSTAALWGGTTTIIDFGIPRDTRETPLAAVLHKKELARDSRCDVALHGSVVSWDETVPWQLEQLAAEGVRSVKMYTTNRGSTMADGDTILKVMREMVRLDGLTYIHAEHDPIIADCTQQHADDGRIGIEHLHLTRPELAEEISVRETLAMAEYTKAPVYFVHQSTPGAVDLVTDARSRGQEAYSETCPHYLTLDDTVYGSQFPEWYACCPPMRSAETVAALKDRLAAGAIHTIASDHSCYDLSQKRERTDDIRAMPHGLPGVETRMPVTFTAMTERSGPEGEDSVEAFVEVFSAGPARINAVPGKGAIVEGFDADLVIFDPAAPRTVDGGALHMGTDFSPFEGKTLTGWPAVVISAGRVVVDGDGFHDPGPVGRFVARKGFAEHRDALSWPQGSLPAVHAAR; this is translated from the coding sequence ATGTCCAAACCAGACCTTGTTATTGCCAACGGCACAGTGGTCAACAGTTTCGGCCGGCAGCACGCGCACATTGTGGTGCGGGACGGCAGGATCGAACAGCTGATCGATGCCACAGAGCCGGCTCCGGAAGCGGAACGCACCGTGGATGCTGCCGGCCTGCTGGTGATCCCTGGCGGAGTGGACGGGCACTGCCACGTGGCACAGGTGACCGGACGCTTCCGGACGCTGGACGACTACCGGACCACGTCCACCGCCGCCTTGTGGGGCGGCACCACCACGATTATCGACTTCGGCATTCCCCGGGATACCCGGGAAACACCGCTGGCAGCGGTGCTCCACAAGAAAGAGCTGGCCCGGGACTCCCGCTGCGATGTGGCCCTGCACGGCTCCGTGGTCAGCTGGGACGAAACCGTTCCGTGGCAGCTGGAGCAGCTGGCAGCCGAGGGTGTGCGGTCCGTCAAGATGTACACCACCAACCGTGGCAGCACCATGGCTGACGGGGACACCATCCTGAAGGTCATGCGTGAAATGGTGCGCCTGGACGGATTGACGTACATCCACGCCGAGCACGATCCGATCATCGCGGACTGCACCCAGCAGCACGCCGACGACGGCCGGATCGGCATCGAACACCTGCACCTGACCCGTCCGGAACTGGCCGAGGAAATCTCCGTCAGGGAAACACTCGCCATGGCCGAGTACACCAAGGCTCCCGTGTACTTTGTGCACCAGTCGACGCCGGGCGCGGTGGATCTGGTGACCGACGCCCGCAGCCGCGGCCAGGAGGCCTACTCCGAGACGTGCCCGCACTACCTCACCCTGGACGACACCGTCTACGGCTCGCAGTTCCCCGAGTGGTACGCCTGCTGCCCGCCGATGCGCAGCGCCGAAACCGTTGCCGCGCTGAAGGACCGGCTGGCTGCCGGAGCCATCCACACCATCGCCTCGGACCACTCCTGTTACGACCTTTCCCAAAAGCGCGAGCGCACGGATGACATCCGCGCCATGCCGCACGGGCTCCCGGGGGTGGAAACGCGGATGCCGGTCACGTTCACGGCCATGACGGAGCGTTCCGGCCCCGAAGGGGAGGACAGCGTTGAGGCTTTCGTTGAGGTCTTCTCCGCCGGACCGGCACGGATCAATGCCGTGCCCGGCAAGGGTGCAATCGTGGAGGGATTCGACGCCGATCTGGTCATTTTTGATCCGGCGGCACCACGGACGGTCGACGGCGGAGCCCTCCACATGGGAACTGACTTCTCACCATTCGAGGGGAAGACGCTCACCGGCTGGCCCGCCGTCGTGATCTCCGCCGGACGTGTTGTGGTGGACGGCGACGGCTTCCATGACCCCGGTCCCGTTGGCCGCTTTGTGGCCCGCAAGGGCTTTGCCGAGCACCGCGACGCCCTCTCCTGGCCACAGGGATCCCTTCCCGCCGTCCACGCCGCACGTTAG